The following proteins are encoded in a genomic region of Moorena sp. SIOASIH:
- a CDS encoding XisH family protein yields the protein MAKDLFHDVVKNALIKDGWQITDDPFFLKVGGVEFFIDLGAEKLIAAERNGQRIAVEIKSFINPSSITDFHLAIGQFINYRVALKVKDPERKLFLAVPDTTYRRFFQKEFPQLVIQEYQLKLL from the coding sequence ATGGCAAAAGACTTATTTCATGATGTTGTTAAAAATGCCTTAATTAAAGATGGTTGGCAAATTACCGATGATCCGTTTTTTTTGAAAGTCGGCGGAGTAGAATTTTTTATTGATCTGGGTGCCGAAAAACTAATTGCGGCAGAAAGAAATGGTCAGCGGATTGCAGTGGAAATCAAAAGTTTTATTAATCCCTCCTCTATTACAGACTTCCACCTTGCCATTGGTCAATTCATTAACTATCGAGTAGCCTTAAAGGTAAAAGATCCAGAACGAAAATTATTTTTGGCGGTTCCAGATACCACCTACCGAAGGTTTTTCCAGAAGGAATTTCCTCAACTTGTTATTCAAGAGTACCAACTTAAACTATTATAG
- a CDS encoding XisI protein, whose amino-acid sequence MEKLEKLQTYRSIIKQLLSQYASYKPSHGDIEIHSIFDTENDHYQVMAIGWDKKERVYGCSVHLEIKNGKIWIQNNNTEWDIGQDLVNMNVPKNDIVIGFQPPSMRQYSGYGTK is encoded by the coding sequence ATGGAAAAGCTAGAAAAGCTTCAAACTTATCGCAGCATAATCAAGCAACTACTGAGTCAATATGCCAGTTACAAACCCTCTCATGGTGACATTGAAATTCATAGCATTTTTGATACGGAAAACGACCATTATCAAGTAATGGCCATCGGCTGGGACAAGAAAGAAAGAGTTTATGGCTGTTCAGTTCATTTAGAGATTAAAAATGGCAAAATCTGGATTCAGAATAACAATACTGAATGGGATATTGGTCAAGATCTGGTTAATATGAACGTTCCCAAAAATGATATTGTTATTGGGTTTCAGCCACCTTCTATGCGCCAATACTCAGGCTATGGCACAAAGTAA
- a CDS encoding mechanosensitive ion channel domain-containing protein, translating to MIWIITQLQKLWNAISRVFTAKLFEFGDQAFSLSFLGKFLFLCIIAIIISRTIKALIKHWLLSRFRMDRGTREALASIIGYILSILGFLIALQTSGINLSSLAIFAGALGIGFGIGLQDLASNFISGLTILLDQPIKVGDYIEIDNLSGTVEKISIRSTVIRTIHNVCVIIPNNSFVQNNVINWSYQDPTSRLQIPMNFPDELEPLVITEVLLAAARQEPRVLSSPSPQVWFKGYGEEGMDFELLVWIDQPAEIEAIKSALYYLIDTEMRSHHIEPGHPERNLRIHNPEALVSLFRQLQRPGVTNGSSSIHNQSAPDKPKPKSESPKPWKLADLLRQVSYFENCSDMELRHIIEEGYRKTLPADETICRENDPGDSFYIILSGTVEVFVESIGKRVATRKSGEFIGEMSLLMGTPRTATLRTLEETMLFVVDRGNLQSLLAKHEELADRISEELSKRQETLERLGITVSATEEDETPFAEIRKRIKSIFGI from the coding sequence ATGATTTGGATTATTACACAGCTACAGAAACTATGGAATGCCATCTCTAGGGTATTTACCGCTAAGCTATTTGAATTTGGTGACCAAGCCTTTTCTCTGAGTTTCTTAGGCAAATTCCTGTTTTTATGTATCATCGCTATTATTATCTCCCGTACCATCAAGGCTCTGATTAAACATTGGTTACTGAGCCGTTTCAGGATGGATCGGGGTACTCGCGAAGCCCTCGCTTCTATTATCGGTTACATTCTAAGCATCTTAGGGTTTTTAATCGCTCTACAAACGTCGGGGATTAACCTAAGTTCCTTAGCCATCTTTGCTGGTGCTCTCGGTATTGGCTTTGGAATTGGACTACAAGATCTAGCTAGCAATTTTATCAGTGGTCTGACTATCCTGCTAGATCAACCGATTAAAGTGGGAGACTATATAGAAATCGATAATCTGTCAGGAACTGTGGAAAAAATATCGATTCGCTCTACAGTAATACGAACCATCCACAACGTTTGTGTGATTATTCCGAATAACAGTTTTGTCCAAAATAATGTCATTAACTGGAGCTACCAAGACCCTACAAGTCGTCTCCAAATTCCAATGAACTTTCCCGATGAATTGGAGCCCCTTGTGATCACAGAGGTGCTGTTAGCTGCTGCCCGCCAAGAACCCCGCGTTTTATCCTCTCCCTCTCCCCAGGTTTGGTTCAAGGGCTATGGAGAGGAAGGGATGGATTTTGAGCTTTTAGTTTGGATCGATCAACCAGCAGAGATCGAAGCGATTAAAAGCGCTTTGTATTATCTGATTGATACTGAAATGCGATCGCACCACATCGAACCCGGCCACCCTGAGCGAAACTTGCGTATTCACAATCCAGAAGCCTTAGTTTCCCTGTTTCGACAATTACAAAGGCCCGGGGTGACTAATGGCTCCTCCTCAATCCACAATCAATCAGCTCCAGACAAACCCAAACCCAAGTCTGAATCCCCTAAACCCTGGAAGCTGGCGGATCTATTGCGGCAAGTAAGTTATTTTGAAAACTGTAGCGATATGGAACTGCGACATATCATTGAAGAGGGCTATCGGAAAACTCTCCCAGCTGACGAAACCATCTGTCGGGAAAACGATCCAGGGGACTCATTTTATATTATCCTATCTGGAACAGTGGAAGTGTTCGTGGAATCGATTGGAAAACGAGTCGCTACCCGTAAGTCTGGGGAGTTTATCGGGGAGATGTCTCTGCTGATGGGTACTCCCCGTACTGCTACTCTTCGTACCCTAGAAGAGACAATGCTGTTTGTGGTGGATCGAGGCAATTTACAAAGTCTATTGGCTAAGCACGAAGAATTAGCTGACCGAATTTCTGAAGAATTATCCAAACGTCAAGAGACATTGGAACGCTTAGGAATAACCGTCAGTGCCACAGAGGAAGACGAAACTCCTTTCGCCGAGATTCGCAAACGTATTAAATCAATTTTTGGTATTTAA
- a CDS encoding ion transporter: MQVALQKISNSEIFQTIVLSVIILASIIVGLETYPSFTAKYGTIVNFIEHIILGFFIAEIFIKIGAEGSNPWRYFKNGWNLFDFFIVVALLLPIDNQYFIVLRMLRLLRVFRLISALPRLQILVRALLKSLPSMGYVFLLLCILFYIYGVAGTFLFADNDPIHFSSLPKSILSLFQVVTLEGWTDLMYIQMYGCERYGYDGIEELCTNPSVSPLIGVLFFVSFVMLGAMITINLFVGIITSNISDSVNEFKQEQEEKLDKVLKEQNQFSKVSRLEGQLLAIQKQLKDMHISLERIRTDISE; the protein is encoded by the coding sequence ATGCAGGTAGCACTCCAAAAAATCTCTAATTCTGAAATCTTCCAGACTATAGTTCTCAGCGTAATAATCTTGGCTAGCATTATAGTAGGTCTGGAAACCTATCCATCATTTACGGCAAAGTACGGCACTATTGTCAATTTTATCGAACATATAATATTAGGGTTTTTTATCGCTGAAATTTTTATTAAGATAGGGGCTGAAGGTAGTAATCCATGGCGCTATTTTAAAAATGGTTGGAATCTATTTGATTTCTTCATTGTTGTGGCTTTACTATTGCCCATTGATAATCAATATTTTATAGTGCTACGTATGCTTAGGCTGCTGAGAGTATTTAGGCTAATCTCTGCTTTGCCTCGCTTACAAATACTCGTCCGAGCTCTACTCAAAAGCCTACCATCCATGGGCTATGTCTTTTTGCTTCTCTGTATTTTGTTCTATATTTATGGGGTAGCCGGAACTTTTTTATTTGCTGACAACGATCCGATTCACTTTTCTTCCTTACCCAAATCTATCTTGTCTCTATTTCAAGTAGTAACCCTAGAAGGTTGGACAGATTTGATGTACATTCAGATGTATGGCTGCGAACGCTACGGTTACGATGGTATAGAAGAACTTTGCACAAATCCCTCAGTTTCACCCCTGATTGGTGTCCTTTTTTTTGTGAGCTTTGTGATGTTGGGGGCGATGATTACTATCAATCTGTTTGTTGGGATTATCACCAGCAATATCAGTGATAGTGTCAATGAATTCAAGCAGGAGCAGGAGGAAAAGTTGGATAAGGTGCTCAAGGAGCAGAATCAATTTAGCAAAGTTTCCAGACTTGAAGGTCAGTTATTAGCAATTCAAAAACAATTGAAAGATATGCATATTTCCTTAGAGCGTATCCGAACAGATATTTCCGAGTGA
- a CDS encoding adenylate/guanylate cyclase domain-containing protein produces MVTQEPIKVLLIDDQPMIGEAIRRMLAPEKDIIFRYCQDPTETLKVAKEYQPTVILQDLVMPEMDGLLLVRFLRSKDSPTRPIPLIVLSSKEEPVIKAKAFGFGANDYLVKLPDRVELIARIRYHSKAYLNFLKRTEAEEQLKAENLRQSKYIKQVEKVTVAAAAVENDTFKPENLEEVAARSDELGRLARVFRQMVQTVKAREQELTQANETLETLKNSFARFFPFEYLNFLDKDNVIHVQLGDHVSKEMAVMFSDIRSFTTISESMTPKENFDFVNAYLKRVSPEIRNHDGFIVKFLGDGMMAIFPDGADDAVCAGIAKLKKVHQYNQKREAKGYLPIQVGIGIHYGHMMVGMVGETFRMQGDAFSDNVNLTARLEGLTKFYGVSFLISEQTLEKLSNPNHYQIRFLDRAIVKGRNEPIAIYEVLDGETEAVRELKLKTQLKFEQGLECYRTQGFDKALQYFNHVLMVNPLDKTAALYVERINQLMAQGVPLDWDGVWRFTKK; encoded by the coding sequence ATGGTGACCCAAGAGCCGATTAAAGTCCTACTTATCGATGATCAACCCATGATCGGCGAAGCCATCCGTCGTATGTTGGCTCCGGAAAAGGATATTATCTTCCGCTACTGTCAGGATCCAACTGAAACCTTAAAGGTAGCTAAGGAGTACCAACCAACGGTCATTCTACAAGACTTGGTCATGCCGGAGATGGATGGCTTGTTGTTAGTGCGTTTTCTGCGCTCTAAGGATTCGCCGACTCGACCTATTCCCCTGATTGTACTCTCAAGTAAAGAAGAACCAGTAATTAAAGCCAAAGCCTTTGGATTTGGAGCAAATGATTACTTAGTAAAACTGCCAGATCGGGTAGAACTAATTGCTCGGATTCGTTACCATTCCAAAGCCTATCTTAACTTTCTGAAACGGACCGAAGCTGAAGAGCAGCTTAAAGCTGAAAATCTGCGCCAGTCAAAGTATATAAAACAGGTAGAAAAGGTGACAGTAGCAGCCGCCGCTGTGGAAAATGATACATTTAAACCTGAAAATTTAGAGGAAGTAGCCGCTCGGAGCGACGAGTTAGGACGACTAGCACGAGTTTTCCGGCAAATGGTTCAAACTGTAAAAGCCCGTGAGCAAGAATTGACTCAAGCCAATGAAACTCTGGAAACCCTAAAAAATTCCTTTGCTCGGTTTTTCCCATTTGAATATCTAAATTTTCTGGACAAGGACAATGTGATTCATGTCCAATTAGGGGACCACGTTAGTAAAGAAATGGCGGTGATGTTCAGTGATATTCGCTCCTTCACTACCATTTCAGAGAGTATGACACCAAAGGAAAACTTTGACTTCGTCAATGCCTATCTTAAGCGTGTTAGTCCTGAAATTCGCAATCACGATGGCTTTATTGTCAAATTTCTAGGGGATGGCATGATGGCAATTTTCCCTGATGGCGCTGATGATGCTGTCTGTGCTGGAATTGCCAAGCTCAAAAAAGTCCACCAATACAATCAAAAGCGCGAAGCCAAGGGTTATTTACCGATTCAAGTAGGGATTGGCATCCACTATGGTCACATGATGGTGGGGATGGTTGGAGAGACATTCCGAATGCAGGGGGATGCTTTTTCTGATAATGTTAACTTAACCGCTCGTTTGGAAGGCTTGACTAAGTTTTATGGGGTTTCTTTCTTAATTTCTGAGCAAACCTTAGAGAAACTGAGCAATCCAAATCACTATCAAATTCGGTTTCTAGATCGAGCAATTGTGAAAGGTAGAAATGAACCCATTGCCATCTATGAAGTGCTGGATGGTGAGACGGAGGCAGTTAGGGAATTGAAGTTAAAAACGCAACTGAAATTTGAACAAGGTTTAGAGTGTTATCGCACTCAAGGATTTGACAAGGCTTTACAATATTTTAATCACGTGTTAATGGTGAATCCTTTGGATAAGACCGCTGCCTTATATGTGGAGCGAATTAACCAGTTGATGGCCCAAGGGGTGCCACTGGATTGGGATGGAGTTTGGCGATTTACCAAGAAGTAA
- a CDS encoding chemotaxis response regulator protein-glutamate methylesterase yields MKIAIVNNSMMAVETLRRVLMAVPDYKVAWVASDGAEAIAKCAKDLPDLILMNLTMPVIDGVEATRQIMKHSPCAILVVTASVQQNSSKVFEALGYGALDAVSLPVLGTRGNPDAAQELLTKIATIGKLIGKSTPNSKSPARNSQLHIPPLIAIGASTGGPKALATILSNIPASFSAAIVIVQHVDVQFASGLVDWLNNQTPLGVQLASDGSRPQVGKVLIAGTKDHLFLTSNLRLTYTSKPSNYPYRPSVDVFFKSVAEYWKRKGTAVLLTGMGRDGAEGLKLLRSKGWHTIAQDKSSCVVYGMPKAAAELKAAVEILPLDAIAPALIKGLAFKP; encoded by the coding sequence ATGAAAATAGCAATTGTTAATAATTCAATGATGGCAGTAGAGACCCTGCGGCGTGTCTTGATGGCGGTTCCAGACTATAAAGTAGCTTGGGTGGCTAGTGATGGTGCTGAAGCTATTGCCAAATGTGCCAAAGACCTCCCAGACTTAATTTTGATGAATTTGACAATGCCAGTAATAGATGGGGTTGAGGCAACTCGCCAGATCATGAAACATTCCCCCTGTGCGATTTTAGTGGTAACCGCTAGCGTCCAGCAGAATTCATCTAAAGTATTTGAAGCCCTGGGATATGGAGCCTTAGATGCTGTCAGTCTGCCAGTGTTGGGCACTCGCGGTAACCCAGACGCTGCCCAAGAACTACTTACTAAAATTGCTACCATTGGTAAACTGATCGGAAAATCCACCCCAAATTCAAAATCCCCAGCCCGAAATTCCCAACTCCATATTCCGCCGTTAATCGCAATTGGTGCTTCTACTGGAGGACCAAAGGCTCTAGCAACGATTCTCTCCAACATACCAGCAAGTTTCAGTGCAGCAATTGTGATTGTCCAGCATGTGGATGTGCAGTTTGCTTCAGGATTAGTGGACTGGTTGAATAATCAGACACCATTGGGAGTCCAACTAGCGTCTGACGGTAGCCGTCCGCAAGTAGGGAAAGTATTGATTGCTGGAACCAAAGACCACCTGTTTTTAACCTCGAATTTGAGGTTAACCTACACCAGCAAACCCAGTAATTATCCCTACCGCCCCTCCGTGGATGTTTTTTTCAAAAGTGTAGCCGAGTACTGGAAGCGCAAGGGCACCGCTGTCTTGTTAACTGGCATGGGTAGAGATGGAGCTGAAGGGCTAAAACTATTGCGCTCTAAAGGTTGGCATACTATTGCCCAAGATAAAAGCAGTTGCGTGGTTTATGGGATGCCGAAAGCAGCAGCAGAGTTGAAGGCGGCGGTGGAAATTTTGCCCCTAGATGCGATCGCACCTGCCCTAATCAAGGGATTAGCTTTTAAGCCTTAG